In Oncorhynchus masou masou isolate Uvic2021 chromosome 28, UVic_Omas_1.1, whole genome shotgun sequence, the DNA window ATCTGTGCACTGTTTCTGTGAGTTTGTCACTGTACATGGATTAAACTAGAGGATTCTGTTCCAGCGCCATTTTAAATTATATTTCCTGTATCTTCAGCGAGCATGAAATAAAGAGACATTGCTGTGCTGTCCCTCAAGCTGCAAAGCTGGGTCTTGTTCATGCATGAATATTGAAAAACCAAAGTAAATGTTAAGGGTACATACCCCTCCAATATATCTGATCTAAATTATAataaacatatatacacacaatgCTCATGTTTAGACAATGGCTACCTATGTAAACAATTTTAAAATAAGAACACAAATTTGAATGTGAAAGTCCCTGTAGTAGAGTGAGTTGACACTGATTTCAAGTATTCTCCTTCTTGCAGATAGAGGGAAATTATCATGAATGTCTGGCTTGGTGTGGTTTGAAAAGATGTAAaccaaataaatataaatatgttATTAGAATGAATAGATTACTCAATAGGCTAGATGATATGATTGGGGTAAAAGAGCCAAAAAAGCGTAATCGTTCAATATAGGAAAGTAGCTCAAAGGCGCGCCAGTTTGGTCCCCCCAAAAATTTGAAGAGGAATTATCCCTAGTTTGGTTTCACTGTTGCCATCTTGTGACCAAATCTGTTCGCTGTAAGCATGAAACCTTGTTCGCATAAACACAAGCAAGCAGAAACGTAATTTCAGTGGTAGatacaaaaacatgttttcttaAATATTTAACATTTTGTTCTCCAGTTTGATTCAAACAAAGAGTCAAAGAGTGCCTTTTTGatctcctttcccttcctccgCCTCTCATCCCTCATTCTCCTCGACCTCGGTGAAGATGTCACTGAAGAAGTACTGGGACACGTTGATGGGTTCCTCGTCTGCTGAACCGCTGTCCACACAGGGAGACGCACTGGGCTGGGCGGCTGGCACCTGAGAGgactggtggagagagatggggagggagagatagcgAGAGGGACAGGAGTACAATGAGGGTTCTGTTTCTCATAATttaaaccccccaaaaatacaaGATCATACCCACAACAGTCGgttaatgttttgtttttttgcaaagTTCATAGGTAAAATACTGTATCACCAGATGTTGTCCATCTCTTTACCTCAGTAGCTGTAGTACACAGGGAAGTACTGGGCTCTGGGTCTGAGTGTAAGGCCAGGGCATCAGAGGGTTTTTCCTGAGTCACCCTGGCAGAAGAATCTGGCTTAGTGGTGGTTCTGGGGGCCCTAGTGGGGGTGGTGGTGTAATGCATTATGGAAGGTGAAAGCATGGTTCTGGTTGTGGTGGAAGgtgcaggagcaggagcagcccGTTTCCCCCCTGGGCGGGTGGTGTTGACCTGGGGCCTCCGAGCGGCTGCTCTGGTACCTCGGGGGGGGGCAGCTACAGGGGAGGCGTTCTTATTGGACATGAAAGACAGGAATCCTCTGGGTCTCCTACCAGGCCTGTAGGGGGAAGGAACATACAAAATATTTAAAATCAATAATTATTAACACTCCTAATCAATCGAATCAATGGAAGACAATCGAATGTGTCCTGTCAATTAACTATAATACAACAGCAGGTCCTTTGAGCTACTAACGACTTAATCTTTAATTGAGGAGTTCATAACTAATAGATAGTACAAACAGGGGGAGAGTGACAGGTATAAGAACGAATGCATTTCAGACAAATCACCTGCTCAAGGGGCCACTCATAGCCAGCGGTGTAATTTGACGGGCAGCCTGAGACTCCGCCCCAGAACTATTGTCCTCCCCTCCAGTCGGCGTGTGCTCCGTCTCTGTACGATCGAAACAGCCCACAGTCCCCTGCTGTGGCTCATCAGCCACCCCCTGTCGTGATACAGTTCCCGTGACGGAGGGGCCTGGCTGGGCCAGGGGACTGGAGGCAGTGGGGTGGTAAGTGTCGAGGGTGGTAGTGGTCAAAGAGGGTGTCTGGTCTGGGGTAATGGGTGACACAGCCTCCTTGGCAGGGGCCGAACAACTGGTCTGTTCCCTTACTGCAGTGTTAGGTCTCACCTGCAGTTTGTCTACTTCGCACAAGCAGAGACAGAATTATATTAGGAGAATTTTACACAATAAAATGGATGGACGGATGAATGAACGGAATCGAATGAATGAACGAACAAACAGACGATGGAGAGTAAGTGTTCTACACATTGTATTAGATGCATTACGGTGTACTCTGTGCCCACCtctcctggctctctctggcGCTTTCCTCTTCTTAGAAGGAGGATGCGTGTCCTCACTAGTCTCTGCATCAGCCATGGAGTCTTCTGAGGGTTTGGCCGAGGCACACACACCTACTGGACCCACCGTGGAGCCAGACTCCACTTCCTTGATACTGGTGTATGAGGGTTGAGGAAGGACCTCATCCACTGACATAGGCTCAGGGACTTCACAGAGGACACCAGCATTCCCTTTCTCCAAACCACCTCCGGGGGCAACAATATCActgctgaaggagaggagaagaatatGCAAGGTGAAGGGACAGAGTACACGAAAGAGGgacgaaagagagaaagaatgaggggaagaggagaaaatGTACATTCATTTGGGAGATAAATTGCAtttgtgggaggggggggggctgagtgGAAAAGGGGTTAGTGATGACTGACAGGCACTAACCTCTGCTGCAGTTGAGCGCCTGCGTCTGGTAGAAAAAGGAAAGGCTCAGAGAGGGTCTGGGATGTGCAGCCATTCTCCTCCCCTGCGGGGAGCACTGGGATTTCAGTCAGGGAGAGGATGAATATAGGCTCATCTGGGTCTGACTGGGCCTGGTCCAACGGAGCAGTCGACACAGACGTTTCTGAGTGCTGTATGAAGATAGCATCACTTTGTTGCGAGAAAAAGCTTCCCTCCGTAAAGACAGACATATCGCCCTGTGAATATAAACGTCGGACACACAGAGATGAGACGCATATCTTAGGAGCACATTTCTACACGCAACCAGGCATCTTTGGGTAGGAATACAATTAATTACCTGGGTAGAATCAATGACGTCAGTAAGAGAGATGACTTGGTGAATCTGTTCCATTTCCTCCTATGAatacaaacaccacacacacagatcagacTTTAAAAACACACTGGGGTAATGCAACCGGCTAAACCAATAGCTGACATTTATAATAGCCTTACCTGGGTCGTATCGATGATGTCACAAAGGGGGGAGACTTGGTGAATCTGTTGTATTTCCATGGGAACCTCATCAGCTTCCTCTGGTGTCTGGACTTCAGGGCTTGGCCTGCCTTCTGGTACCTGGACTGCAGAGCGCGTAGCGGCTCTGGCGGTGAGACCCAAGTTGGGTTTGGGTTTAGGTAAACGGGCCCTCCTGGTTGGGGGACCTGTTTGTTTGGGCTGTTCCGAGTCTGATGTCGCTGACTGGGACCCTCCAGCATTGAAGGAAGATGAACTATTTTCCTTAGGGCCATCGTGACCTTTCACCTCTTCTGATGACctcagaggtgactctgggactATGGGTCTGAGTGTAACTGGACCTGGCTGCTCAAGGCTTGAGGTGGGCTGTGGTTGTGAGAGTATGGTGGTACTCTCTGTTGATTGTTGTTTTGAGAGTGTGTTTGTGGTAGAATTTAGTGTGGGCTGGAGTGGTTCTGACTGTGTGGTGGTATTCAATGCAGGCTGTGGTTTTGAATGCGCTACTCTGGTTCTCTGAATGGGCTGTGGCTCTGAGAGTGTGTTGGTAGTCTGTGGTGGTTCTGACAGTGTGGTGTTAGTCTGTTGGGGTTTGGTTTGTGTGGTCCTAGCAGCCCGTCCCAGGTTGGGTTTGACCTTAGGGAAGTGGCTCCTCCTGGTCTGTGAGGTTGTCTGTTGCTCTGAGCCCTCTGACACTTCAGAACCTGATTCCACCTGAGAGGTGTGTCCAATAtcagtcccctccctctgtctgagaGGCCCCTCCTCTATGGGTGGATGAGGGATGACTTGGTGAATCTGTTGTATTTCCTCCTATGAATAAAATCATACACACCCTTTAAAAACACACTGTGGTAATGCAACAGCAACACAATCAGACATCTTTGTTAAACACATTAAATTATAAATAGCATTTAGGCTAAACCAATAGCTGATATTTATAATAGCCTTACCTGGGTAGTATCGATGATGTCACAAAGGGGGAAGACTTGGTGGATCTGTTGTATTTCAATGGGAACCTCATCAGCTTCCTCTGGTGTCTGGACTTCAAGGCTTGGCCTGCTTTCTGGTACCTGGACTGCAGAGCGTGTAGTGGCTTTGGCGGTGCAACCCAAGTTGGGTTTGGGTTTAGGTAAACGGGCCCTGCGGGTTGGGGGACCTGTCTGTTTGGGCTTGTCTGAGTTTGTTGTCCCTGACTGGGACCCTCCAGCACGGAGGCAAGAGGAAGTATTTCCCTTATGGCCATCGTGACCTTTCACCTCTTCTGATGACctcagaggtgactctgggactATGGGTCTGAGTGTAACTGGACCTGGCTGCTCAAGGCTTGAGGTGGGCTGTGGTTGTGAGAGTGTGGTGGTACTCTCTGTTGATTGTTGTTTTGAGAGTGTGTTTGTGGTGGAATTTAGTGTGGGCTGGGGGGGTTCTGACTGTGTGGTGGTATTCAATGTAGGCTGTGGTTTTGAATGCGCTACTCTGGTTCTCTGACTGGGCTGTGGTCCTGAGTGTGGGATGATATTTGTGGTGGGTTGTGATTTTGAGTGTGTGGTTGTTCTCTGTTTGGGCTGCGTTTCTGACTCTGTGTTAATACTCTCAGTAGGCAGTGGTGGTTCTATGGTGATAATCATGGAAGGCTGTGGTTCTGAGGTTGTGGTGATATTCAGCATAGAATCTAGTGGTGGTTCTGACAGTGTGGTGGTAGTCTGTGTTGGTTCTGAAAGTGTAGTGGTCGTCTGTTTGGGTTGTGTGGTCCTGGCAGCCCGTCCCAGGTTGGATTTGACCTTAGGGAAGTAGCTCCTCCTGGTCTGTGAGGTTGTCTGTTGCTCTGAGCCCTCTGACACTTCAGAACCTGATTCCACCTGAGAGGCGTGTCCAATAtcagtcccctccctctgtctgagaGGCCCCTCCTCTATGGGTGGATGAGGGATGACTTGGTGAATCTGTTGTATTTCCTCCTATGaataaaatcacacacacacacaggtaaagcAACTGTAACACAATCAGACATATTTGTTGGAACACATTAAATAATAAATAGCATTTAGGCTAAACCAATAGCTGATATTTATAAAAGCCTTACCTGGGTAGTATCGATGATGTCAGAAAGGGGGACGACTTGGTGGATCTGTTGTATTTCCATGGGAACCTCATCAGCTTCCTCTGGTGTCTGTACTTTAAGGCAGGGTCCAGTATCTAGTCTCTGGACCTCAGATTTGGGTCTGGAAGCCACATCTGGTACCTGGACTGCAGAGCATGTTGCGGCTTTGGCGGTGCAACCCAAGTTGGGTTTGGGTTTAGGTAAACGGGCCCTGCGGGTTGGGGGACCTGTCTGTTTGGGCTGGTCTGAGTCTGATGTCCCTGACTGGGACCCTCCAGCACGGAGGGAAGAGGAAGTATTTTCCTTTGAGCCATCGTGACCTTTCACCTCTCCTGATGCTCTCAGAGGTGACCCTGGGACTCTGGGTCTGAGTCTAACTGGACCTGGCTGCTCAAGGCTTGGGGTGGGATGTGGTTGTGAGAGTTTGGTGGTACTCTGTGTTGATTGTTGTTTTGAGAGTGTGTTTGTGGTGGAATTTAGTGTGGGCTGGGGTGGTTCTGACTGTGTGGTGGTATTCAATGTAGGGTGTGGTTTTGAATGCGCTACTCTGGTTCTCTGACTGGGCTGTGGTCCTGAGTGTGGGATGATATTTGTGGTGGGTTGTGATTTTGAGTGTGTGGTTGTTCTCTGTTTGGGCTGCGTTTCTGACTCTGTGTTAATACTCTCAGTAGGCAGTGGTGGCTCTATGGTGATAATCATGGAAGGCTGTGGTTCTGAGGTTGTGGTGATATTCAGCATAGAATCTAGTGGTGGTTCTGACATTGTGGTGGTAGTCTGTTTGGGTTGTGTGGTCCTGGCAGCCCGTCCCAGATTGGGTTTGACCTTAGGGAAGTGGCTCCTCCTGGTCTGTGAGGTTGTCTGTTGCTCTGAGCCCTCTGACACTTCAGAACCTGATTCCACCTGAGAGGCGTGTCCAATAtcagtcccctccctctgtctgagaGGCCCCTCTATGGGTGGATGAGGGATGACTTGGTGAATCTGTTGTATTTCCTCCTATGaataaaatcacacacacacacacaggtaatgcAACTGCAACACAATTAGACATATTTGTTGGAACACATTCAATTATAAATAGCATTTAGGCTAAACCAATAGCTGATATTTATAATAGCCCTACCTGGGTAGTATCGATGATGTCAGAAAGGGGGACGACTTGGTGGATCTGTTGTATTTCCATGGGAACCTCATCAGCTTCCTCTGGTGTCTGGACTTCAGTGCTTGGCCTGCTTTCTGGTACCTGGACTGCAGAGCGTGTAGCGGCTTTGGCGGTGAGACCCAAGTTGGGTTTGGGTTTAGGTAAACGGGCCCTACGGGTTAGAGGACCTGTCTGTTTGGGCTGGTCTGAATCTGATGTCCCTGACTGGGACCCTCCAGCACTGAGGGAAGAGGAAGTATTTCCCTTACGGCCATCGTGACCCTTCACCTCCTCTGATGATGTCAGAGGGGACTCTGGGACTATGGGCATGAAGGTAACTGGACTTGGCTGCTCAAGGCTCGGGGTGGGCTGTGGTTGTGAGAGTATGGTGGTACTCTGTGTAGATTGTTGTTTTGAGAGTGTGTTTGTGGTGGTATTCAATGTAGGCTGTGGTTTTGAATACGCTATTCTGGTTTTCTGAATGGGCGGTGGTTCTGAGTGTGGGATAATATTTGTGGTGGGCTGGTGCTtggagtgtgtggtggtggtttGTGATTTTGAGTGTGTGGTAGTTCTCTGTTTGGGCTGCGTTTCTGACTCTGTGTTAATACTCTCAGTAGGCAGTGGTGGTTCTGTGGTGATATGCATGGTAGGCTGTGGTTCTGAGGTTGTGGTGATATTCAGCATAGGCTCAAGTGGTGGTTCAGAGAGTGTGGTGGTAGTCTGTGTTGGTTCTGACAGTGGAGTGGTCGTCTGTTTGGGTTGTGTGGTCCTGGCAGCCCGTCCCACGTTGGGTTTGACCATAGGGAAGTGGCTCCTCCTGCTCTGTGAGGTTGTCTGTTGCTCTGAGCCCTCTGACACTTCAGAACCTGATTCCATCTTGGAGGCGTGTCCAATATCAGTCCCCTCCATCTGTCTGAGAGGCCCCTCTATGGGTGGAGTTTCTAGAGTGGGCATATCACTGCTCTGAGGCACTGGGACAGATGCCGTTGATGTGGTGACTCGGATAGAGGCCGTTGTGGTAAaggtgactggaggagaggatgtTGTCGTGGTGACTGGGACAGAGGCTGTTGCCATGGTAATTATGACACAGGCTGTTATTTTGGAGTCTGGGATAGAGGCTGTTGTCGTGGTGACAGGGACAGAGGCTGTTGTTGACGAGGCAACAGGTACAGAATCCTCAGCGATTCGTGATGCCTCAGTGACCCTAAGAGATTCAGAAGGAATGGTGCTAGTTTGTGATTGGTCAGTGGGCTGTGGTGTCATCTGGTACAGTTGGTCCTCATTTGAACGTTCTTCCGTGATGATATCATCTGCTCCGGCAGTGAAGGCCTCAGCCGCCTGAGACAGGTGGGTGAGGTTGCCGATGGCCAGAAGGGTTCTAGCTGCCTCGTTGTAGCTCTCCTCAGATACTGGaacacagaggggagaggagaagagaaacagTTGAACATTCAATAGTTAGTGGTGTGAGGGAGAGCGTttatattttgtatatatttttttacttaagaGTGGTACAATAGATATCAGCTCTTGAAAGGACCAACCTACCTTCCATGTTATCTGGAGACAGGAAGTCTATCACATCCTAGAACgaagaaaacaaaaacattagTCCTCATAACATAGACAGAGTCTGGAGCAAAACAGCAGCCGTGCTTGACCCAATTGGATGCTTGTGATTTCAATTTAACACAGAGAACTTCTGAAAGGTGCTATATActgaatctcaaatatgaaactATAACCAGATTTCTATCCAACCATTTAATACGGATGAATTGCCTGACACATGAAAAAAGTCACGAACGGACTGATGGAAACAGTAAATACTGGTACAATTTCAGAAATGTTGAGAATTCGTTTGTTCGGCATCTTTTAGTGTCTGGAAAATGTATTATGTGAGAAATGGCAGTGAGAACCGCCTTAATGtgcaaataataatataataaccatcagAACGTAGTAAACTTGAGTCACGCgatgtgtggtcctcccactaccaagcatgcagtttattaggctacagatgaaataaacttcacagggtggtgaaagtgcacagtgatgagTTTGATGCTCCTTTCCCATAAATATCGAGGgacttattctggtgacatgatgatcgatgcttggctgccgttttgacaaataaaaatccCCTAAAATCCCATAATGTTGGGAGGCGACCCacactgtatctgcgagctgttggctggAGCGCTTGTGACAAGACTAGAGTGGGCACAGTTGGTATATAACTCTTTTTTTGCGACtgaaccatcagtagagttgaaaaggCGATGTAAACCCATTTTACTTGTTTTTTCCTCCTCCGGGCACTTGGGAAATTAACCGTAaaaagttatttttatgtgcactacgttaTCACACACAGCCTTTTATAAGTCTGTTTGATTGAAACATCTCTGGTAGGaaaatgtttatatatattttttatgcaGATTTGAGAATTTTCACCTGAAAATCTGTCactaattggatggaaacctagctattgaTGACAAAATGTTGGTCAAAAACATGGATGAAGGAGGGAtggtagacagacaggacagggcacATGATGACTTACTACTAACAGGTCCAACTGATGTTCACAGGGCACTGTGCCCATTTCACCACCCTGTGCCCGCTCGCATGACGAGTCAGGGCAGAATGCATCATGGGAAATACCCAGGACATCAGGCACGTTGACGGAGATATCGAGCTGTGAGCGggggagaggatgacaggatggAAGGGAGGTTACAGGATAGAAAAACCATGCAtgataaataaatgaataaaaagaCATACACAGGGTGGGTTGTGCTGGGTTTCCAACGTGTAGGACAACTAAAGCCGCTTTGTGAATAGCAAGTCGGAGAGTGAATTCAAATGGGTAAACCAATGGGATGCAACTGTGAATTgtctaaaataataataaaataacctaaaaataaatacaaatagatCCATTATGTAGGATCTAGATCCCCGGGACAGTAGAATAACCTTTTTCAAAGCATTGAGCCAACCCATTCCATAGTGGCTCAGATTTGTTCTTTACACATGGACCCTTCCAGCAACTATGGTGCAATTATGGTGGAGCAATTAAAGGggatgtgtaaccaggccagtgcATTACTACtaagctcagtagtgtgaaaatggTAAGTGTGTCACCCCTTTCACCTCCTCCATGGTCTCCTCAACCTCTGTGGCGACAGGTTGTGGCGAGCGAAGGCTCATGGGGATGAACGCAGGTGCCTGATTCTCCTCCTCTGGGCTTGTGGGATTGTGGGTGTCCTCCTCAGCCTGCGCCTCCTCTCTCCATGCTCCTTCTTCCTCATCTTCATCCTCATCTTCAGACTGGGACGCCCTGAGGGTGACCAGCTTAGATTTCCTAGCCGCTGATTGGCCCATCCTACCTGGCAGGGCTGGGCCAGGTTTGATTTTGGCCCTCCTGGTAGCTGGTTTGGATTTGGGCATGGTGGAGGGGGATCCGTCTGAGGCGGGAGTGGGGGCAGAGTCTGAGGGCGAGTCCCCATCCTCCTTTGCAGGGTAATTCAAGAGCTGTGTCTTTTTGGGTATTCTGCCATACCTGAAATACATTAACATAGTTAGTTTTACTGCCATCTGTGGCTGTGACCCTCTTCAGTTATGTAGGATCAGTGTGCGTGTGTACCTGGTGGGTTTGATGGGTTTATCGTTggcttcttcctcctctccctcagatgAAGAGAGTTGACCAgctttcttcttctccttttgACTGACTGAAGGGGAACCATCTTTATCTACCTGAAGGTAAGTTAAGGTAGAGGTTGGACCACAcagacactcaactacttttcagCTACTGAGGTTCAGACAACAGTCTTGGGGTTTATAGAATGTTACAAACATTTACGATTAATTTGTCACAGGACAAAGACCTACCTGTTCTTCAGACAGCCCTTCTTCAGTGTTCTCCTCCTCTGTAGGTGTGGCCCCATCTTTAACGTTAGGCTTGGTATTGGGCTCGGGGCCCCTCTGGCCCCACTTCCTACCCAGGTTAGGAAGAGGTCTCTGGGATCGGCCGCGGGACAACTGGGCTGGTTTGATCACCACAGGTCCCTTGGCTGCTTCCACAGGCCCTTCTGCCTGCTTTGAACTAATAAAAAAATGCATCATAATTATTAAACCTACAAGATGTAATcttttgggcgacctgaccaaattcacatagaaatgtgagttatagatctgtcatgcTCATCGAAAGCAAGTccaagaagcggtagatctgttctatgtacattatttctatgcttcccgttcttaattattttatttttttgtcttttactttcggttttgtacaccagcttcaaacagttgaaaatacaatatttggttatttaaaaaatatttcacAGGGGTTTAAATGGCATAATGATTCTCTAcaaaaactgaaattaggcaaactaatAAACTTTTagcaaaatggaaaatggcagaGCGATATCTGCATACTGCGCCTTtaaaaagggacatttctaaaAAATTTCAACTTCATAATCaacatctccagcaccaccccaacatcaacatatgtgaaaatggcacatttctatgttttgttagaTACAGGAAGATAAGTCTTTCCAGTGACGACGTCGGTGTGCATCATATTTTAACCCATTGTGAGTAGGCATTGCCTACTAATTGGTTGAGGATGTCATTAGAAACACTTATCTTTCTTTATATTTttccacacaaaacatagaaacactaTTTTCATAGAGGACTCTCCATGACCAAAAGTATAAGGACACCtgtttgtcgaacatctcattccaaaatcatgggcaataatatggagttggtcccccctttgctgctataactgtctccactcttctgggaaggctttccactagatgttggaacattgctgcggggacttgcttccattcatccacaagaccattagtgaggtcgggctctgatgttgggcaattaggcctgactcgcagtcagcgttccaattcatcccaaaggtgttcaatggggttgaggtcagggccttgTGCAGGCGGTTCCACTGCTTCAGAGACCAACGGCGGAgagctttacactactccagccgacacttggcattgcgcatggtgatattAGGCTAGTTTGCggttgctcggccatggaaacccatttcttgaagctcccgacgagcaattcttgtgctgacattgcttccagaggcagtttggaactcggtagagtgttgcaaccaaggacagacgatttttacatgcttcaggggtcccgttctgtgagcttgtcgCCTACCACTACGCGGCTGAGCCACTGTTGCTCctaaacgtttccacttcacaataacagcatttatagttgaccggggcagctctagcagggcatacatttgacaaactgacttgttggaaaggtggcatcctatgacggtgccacgttgaaagtcactgagcccttcagtaaggccattcaactgctaatgtttgtctatggagattgcatggcggtgtgctccattttacacctgtcagcaatcactcatttgaaagggtgtccacataattttgtcTGTATAgtgtatgttgatgttggggtggtgatggagatgatgaatatgaagtctAAAAATTACTTCAACACTTGACACTTTTTCTCTTAATGTAAAGAACAAAATAGTTGACATTTACAAACTACAAGAGTTACCTCTCTGGAGGCCCTGCCTCAGAATCTTCAGGTACACCAGCCTCTTCTGAGGAAGCAGAGGAAACAACGGCAGTAAGTAAGATTAATAATGAGTTACTAGATTTTGTATATTTTCACTTTGTTATATGGCTACTGTGAAAAGCACCACTGAAGTCGTGGAAGTTCTACTGTACCCTGATCACTTGTTATTAGGTCAATCTTCTTTTTCTTTCCATCCTTTGCTTCTTCAGGAGAGGACTCTCCTCCACCATCCCTACTTTTGCGCTTTCTCTTAGGGGTGGGAGCAGAAGAAAGCGTGGTCCCTTCGTTAGAGACGTTctcgttctccttctctccctccacctcctctgtgTCCATCTCCGcgtctaacccctcctcctccacgtcgCTCAGCTGCTTCGCCGCTTTCTTTTCTGATGGACAGTGAGAGCAGAGATATTGAGACTCATACAGGGAGCAAGGACGGATAATGCGTGGGCT includes these proteins:
- the LOC135517656 gene encoding mucin-5AC-like isoform X3 produces the protein MLRRSRISVRPNVRPAGRGPAPASSQDTPPSQEAPAAVSQASEDLPQAGGQCVKDTTTTAALEESTTPREDGKDPNGEASSSTPSAGLQRRKRFSVMPNLAKPRVAATPALTRSSPRTPKSPVRAGTETPAPTPEAPEAPSQTDSGPPQGMRSPRRRPSGGSRQAKGQPKSRPLSPASPGPTTTSLGNVAVENSSSSQQTPQAAGKGSIQSDLLKKTPIIKVPSTPLEMVPSSSLPDKEGISVSERAKTLVARSVSGGLTGLAPGKSRLSRFLNDPTDLQRLAKARKLRELLRQEMNKEKKRSKAKVCVSEYTLDPSKMTMRDLIYYLPDTNPMTSYLVEEQRENETVLPLTPPREESPERPPTPEAPAEIASQGDEDEDEDEDDDGVMVPRVKVAEDGSLIIDEESLTVEVLRQKGPNPADDRDPIFERGSTTTYSSFRKGTHVKPWSNKETDMFFLAISMVGTDFSMIGQLFPHRGRTEIKNKFKKEERANSWRIDKAFKEKRRLDHEFFTSLLEKILAAEAKRNKNNKSPTEKIRIKKKIKQKEKKAAKQLSDVEEEGLDAEMDTEEVEGEKENENVSNEGTTLSSAPTPKRKRKSRDGGGESSPEEAKDGKKKKIDLITSDQEEAGVPEDSEAGPPESSKQAEGPVEAAKGPVVIKPAQLSRGRSQRPLPNLGRKWGQRGPEPNTKPNVKDGATPTEEENTEEGLSEEQVDKDGSPSVSQKEKKKAGQLSSSEGEEEEANDKPIKPTRYGRIPKKTQLLNYPAKEDGDSPSDSAPTPASDGSPSTMPKSKPATRRAKIKPGPALPGRMGQSAARKSKLVTLRASQSEDEDEDEEEGAWREEAQAEEDTHNPTSPEEENQAPAFIPMSLRSPQPVATEVEETMEEVKGLDISVNVPDVLGISHDAFCPDSSCERAQGGEMGTVPCEHQLDLLVDVIDFLSPDNMEVSEESYNEAARTLLAIGNLTHLSQAAEAFTAGADDIITEERSNEDQLYQMTPQPTDQSQTSTIPSESLRVTEASRIAEDSVPVASSTTASVPVTTTTASIPDSKITACVIITMATASVPVTTTTSSPPVTFTTTASIRVTTSTASVPVPQSSDMPTLETPPIEGPLRQMEGTDIGHASKMESGSEVSEGSEQQTTSQSRRSHFPMVKPNVGRAARTTQPKQTTTPLSEPTQTTTTLSEPPLEPMLNITTTSEPQPTMHITTEPPLPTESINTESETQPKQRTTTHSKSQTTTTHSKHQPTTNIIPHSEPPPIQKTRIAYSKPQPTLNTTTNTLSKQQSTQSTTILSQPQPTPSLEQPSPVTFMPIVPESPLTSSEEVKGHDGRKGNTSSSLSAGGSQSGTSDSDQPKQTGPLTRRARLPKPKPNLGLTAKAATRSAVQVPESRPSTEVQTPEEADEVPMEIQQIHQVVPLSDIIDTTQEEIQQIHQVIPHPPIEGPLRQREGTDIGHASQVESGSEVSEGSEQQTTSQTRRSHFPKVKPNLGRAARTTQPKQTTTTMSEPPLDSMLNITTTSEPQPSMIITIEPPLPTESINTESETQPKQRTTTHSKSQPTTNIIPHSGPQPSQRTRVAHSKPHPTLNTTTQSEPPQPTLNSTTNTLSKQQSTQSTTKLSQPHPTPSLEQPGPVRLRPRVPGSPLRASGEVKGHDGSKENTSSSLRAGGSQSGTSDSDQPKQTGPPTRRARLPKPKPNLGCTAKAATCSAVQVPDVASRPKSEVQRLDTGPCLKVQTPEEADEVPMEIQQIHQVVPLSDIIDTTQEEIQQIHQVIPHPPIEEGPLRQREGTDIGHASQVESGSEVSEGSEQQTTSQTRRSYFPKVKSNLGRAARTTQPKQTTTTLSEPTQTTTTLSEPPLDSMLNITTTSEPQPSMIITIEPPLPTESINTESETQPKQRTTTHSKSQPTTNIIPHSGPQPSQRTRVAHSKPQPTLNTTTQSEPPQPTLNSTTNTLSKQQSTESTTTLSQPQPTSSLEQPGPVTLRPIVPESPLRSSEEVKGHDGHKGNTSSCLRAGGSQSGTTNSDKPKQTGPPTRRARLPKPKPNLGCTAKATTRSAVQVPESRPSLEVQTPEEADEVPIEIQQIHQVFPLCDIIDTTQEEIQQIHQVIPHPPIEEGPLRQREGTDIGHTSQVESGSEVSEGSEQQTTSQTRRSHFPKVKPNLGRAARTTQTKPQQTNTTLSEPPQTTNTLSEPQPIQRTRVAHSKPQPALNTTTQSEPLQPTLNSTTNTLSKQQSTESTTILSQPQPTSSLEQPGPVTLRPIVPESPLRSSEEVKGHDGPKENSSSSFNAGGSQSATSDSEQPKQTGPPTRRARLPKPKPNLGLTARAATRSAVQVPEGRPSPEVQTPEEADEVPMEIQQIHQVSPLCDIIDTTQEEMEQIHQVISLTDVIDSTQGDMSVFTEGSFFSQQSDAIFIQHSETSVSTAPLDQAQSDPDEPIFILSLTEIPVLPAGEENGCTSQTLSEPFLFLPDAGAQLQQSDIVAPGGGLEKGNAGVLCEVPEPMSVDEVLPQPSYTSIKEVESGSTVGPVGVCASAKPSEDSMADAETSEDTHPPSKKRKAPERARRVDKLQVRPNTAVREQTSCSAPAKEAVSPITPDQTPSLTTTTLDTYHPTASSPLAQPGPSVTGTVSRQGVADEPQQGTVGCFDRTETEHTPTGGEDNSSGAESQAARQITPLAMSGPLSRPGRRPRGFLSFMSNKNASPVAAPPRGTRAAARRPQVNTTRPGGKRAAPAPAPSTTTRTMLSPSIMHYTTTPTRAPRTTTKPDSSARVTQEKPSDALALHSDPEPSTSLCTTATESSQVPAAQPSASPCVDSGSADEEPINVSQYFFSDIFTEVEENEG